CCTCGGCCTCGTCGCCAACGCCGCCGACATCACCGAGCATGCGAAAACGAGCACGAGCACCATCGAGCTCGGCTGGCGCGAAGCCCCGAACGAGATCGTTTTCCACGTCAGAGACCAAGGTCCGGGCGTTCCCGACGAGATGCGGGAACGCATCTTCGATCCGTTCTTCACGACCAAGACCGAGGGAACCGGCCTCGGTCTCGCGGTCGCGCGAGAGCTCGCCGAAGTCCAGGGCGGGGCGCTCGTGCTCGAGGAGAGCACGGGCCAGTTCACTAGCTTCGCGCTTCACCTCCCCCGGGCGTGAGCATCGAACGTGAGCACGGGAGCGCGCGTTCTCATCGTCGATGACGAGCCCAAGATGGCCCGCGCCATCGCCTCGGCGCTGGAACGCGCCGGACACGAAGCGATCGTCTGCGAGGACGCGGAAACGGCGCTCGCCGACGCGCTCCACCGTGGTGCCGACGCCGTCGTGACCGATTGGCGGATGGAAGGCATGGACGGGATGGAGCTCCTGAGACGAATCCAGGCATCGCGCCCGGAAACGCCCGTAATCCTCGTCACCGCCTACGGTGACGTTCCCTCGGCCGTCGCGGCGATGCGGGAGGGAGCTTTCGATTACGTGACCAAGCCCTTCGACAACGAGGAGCTTCGAGAGATCGTAGCGCGCGCGCTCGAGCTCACGAGGCTCAGGCGCGAGAATCAGGAGCTGAGACGCGAGCTGTCCGGCCACGACGCCGATATCGTCGCCGATAGCGCCTCCATGAAAGCGGTGCTCGGGTTGGTGGAGCGGGCAGCCCCTTCGAGCGCACCGGTTCTGATCCTGGGGGAGAGTGGCACGGGAAAGGAGCTTGTGGCACGCCGAATTCACTTCGGAAGCCGCCGCGTCGGCCGTCCGTACGTGGCCGTGAACTGCAAAGCGCTTGCAGAAAGCGTCCTTGAAAGCGAGCTCTTCGGCCATGAACGAGGGGCTTTCACCGGCGCCGTTTCCGCCCGTGCGGGCTGCTTCGAGCGCGCCGACGGCGGGACGTTGTTTCTCGACGAGATCGGCGAGGTGTCGGTCTCCTTTCAAGCCAAGATCCTGCGCGCTGTCCAGGAGGGAGAGATCCAGCGCGTCGGCGGGAACCGAACCATTTATGTCAATGTCCGCATCGTAGCCGCGACGAACCGTGATCTCGACAAGGACGTCTCCGAGGGGCGGTTTCGAGAAGATCTCTTCTTCCGTCTCAACGTAATTCCCGTTCGGATCCCGCCCCTGCGCGAACGCAAAGACGACGTGCTGCCCCTGGCACGCCATTTCCTATCGATACAGGCTCGCACGAGCGGACGGCTTCTCCGGCTGAGCGATGCCGCGGAGAAAGCCCTCGTGAGTCATTCGTGGCCGGGGAACGTCCGCGAGCTCGCGAACGCGATCGAGCGAGCCTCGGTGCTCACCCGAACGGACGAGCTTCGAGCCGAAGACCTCTTGCTCGTGTCGGGCGCCTTGGAGAGCGTAGCACGAGACGAAGGAGGCTCGTCGGAAACGCTTCAGGAGTGCCTCGATCGCGCCGCGGCCGAGAGGATTCGGGAAGCGCTCGAAGCCACCGGCGGTCGCAGGGCGGAAGCCGCGGCACGCCTCGGTATCGAGCGCACGACGCTCTTCCGCTGGATGAAGCGCCTCGGCGTCTAGAGTGCTCAGTGCCGTGGCGGGACCCGCGATCGCCCGGCCGCCACGGCTCGGCCTTTGCGGCGCTTCGCGCCGATCTCGCGGCAGAGGTCTTGGCCACCGCTCGGCAGGCTGGGCTGTACTTTTTCATCAGCCTGCTGAACCGGCGCGGCCCAATTCGCTCCGGACACTCACGCACGGGTT
The genomic region above belongs to Vicinamibacteria bacterium and contains:
- a CDS encoding sigma-54 dependent transcriptional regulator; protein product: MSTGARVLIVDDEPKMARAIASALERAGHEAIVCEDAETALADALHRGADAVVTDWRMEGMDGMELLRRIQASRPETPVILVTAYGDVPSAVAAMREGAFDYVTKPFDNEELREIVARALELTRLRRENQELRRELSGHDADIVADSASMKAVLGLVERAAPSSAPVLILGESGTGKELVARRIHFGSRRVGRPYVAVNCKALAESVLESELFGHERGAFTGAVSARAGCFERADGGTLFLDEIGEVSVSFQAKILRAVQEGEIQRVGGNRTIYVNVRIVAATNRDLDKDVSEGRFREDLFFRLNVIPVRIPPLRERKDDVLPLARHFLSIQARTSGRLLRLSDAAEKALVSHSWPGNVRELANAIERASVLTRTDELRAEDLLLVSGALESVARDEGGSSETLQECLDRAAAERIREALEATGGRRAEAAARLGIERTTLFRWMKRLGV